From a region of the Zingiber officinale cultivar Zhangliang chromosome 10B, Zo_v1.1, whole genome shotgun sequence genome:
- the LOC122029221 gene encoding uncharacterized protein LOC122029221 codes for MDVIGPFTMVTVSLVGLSLIMGGSSLDGDSRSGVRSNGQTEVTNREILKGLRARLDHARGSWVDELPSVLWPHHTTPREVINITPFHLVYNGEVVVPVEVEVESDRVQFYDDGNAKRRIMELNLVDKVKDKTSIRLMMYTQCMKQNYNQMVIPRLFQVSDLVWKRVKSVGNVTKLEAQ; via the exons ATGGACGTTATTGGACCATTTACAATGGTGACTG TATCCCTCGTCGGCTTATCTCTGATAATGGGAGGTAGTTCGCTGGATGGAGACTCAAGGAGTGGTGTGAGG AGCAACGGGCAGACAGAAGTCACCAACCGGGAGATCCTTAAGGGGTTACGGGCTCGGCTTGACCACGCTAGAGGAagctgggtcgatgagctcccAAGCGTCTTGTGGCCTCATCACACCACACCAAGAGAGGTGATCAACATCACACCATTCCACCTGGTGTACAATGGTGAGGTGGTGGTTCCAGTGGAAGTCGAAGTAGAGTCTGATCGGGTGCAGTTCTACGATGATGGAAACGCTAAGCGAAGGATCATGGAGCTCAACCTTGTGGACAAAGTGAAAGACAAGACCTCCATCCGGCTGATGATGTACACACAAtgcatgaagcagaactacaaccagaTGGTGATCCCAAGGTTATTCCAGGTCAGCGACTTAGTTTGGAAAAGAGTAAAGTCGGTCGGCAACGTCACCAAATTGGAGGCTCAATGA